The following coding sequences lie in one Candidatus Marinarcus aquaticus genomic window:
- the rpe gene encoding ribulose-phosphate 3-epimerase encodes MLVAPSILSADFGKLNEEIKAICDGGCDLIHVDVMDGHFVPNMTIGPVVVSPVAKVATKPLDVHLMVENNSFFIDLFAPLKPEYISFHIESEKHPHRVIQKIRSLGIKPAIVLNPHSTPESIEYLLEDLDMVLLMSVNPGFGGQKFIENVVEKTKKLKALIEKRNPNCLIEVDGGVNDKNIHILKEAGVDIVVAGSYVYGAPDYAQAIKSLQV; translated from the coding sequence ATGTTAGTAGCACCTTCAATACTTTCAGCCGATTTTGGAAAATTAAATGAAGAGATAAAAGCAATATGTGATGGTGGATGTGATTTGATTCACGTGGATGTGATGGATGGACATTTTGTGCCGAATATGACGATTGGACCAGTGGTCGTTAGTCCGGTTGCAAAAGTGGCAACAAAACCTTTAGACGTACACTTGATGGTGGAGAATAACAGCTTTTTTATTGATCTTTTTGCCCCACTTAAACCCGAATATATCTCTTTTCATATTGAGAGTGAAAAGCATCCACACCGTGTGATTCAAAAAATCAGAAGCTTGGGAATTAAACCTGCTATTGTTTTAAACCCCCACTCAACCCCTGAAAGTATTGAGTATTTGCTTGAAGATTTAGACATGGTTCTTTTAATGTCTGTAAACCCAGGTTTTGGTGGACAAAAGTTCATTGAAAATGTTGTTGAAAAGACGAAAAAACTCAAAGCACTTATTGAAAAAAGAAATCCAAACTGCCTGATTGAAGTCGATGGTGGAGTCAATGATAAAAATATCCATATCTTAAAAGAAGCAGGTGTGGATATTGTTGTGGCTGGTTCATATGTCTATGGTGCGCCTGATTATGCACAAGCAATTAAAAGTTTACAAGTTTAA
- a CDS encoding phosphoribosylanthranilate isomerase, which translates to MSRVKICGITNLEDALNAIKAGADALGFVFYEKSPRYITSKQAREIVEAIPPFIQTVGLFVNESETIINQISAEAKMQLAQIIDDNNQLNYKQLNIKHVRVIRAQSKEDILNIQDEYVLVDAFVPSFGGEGKRVALEWFDDVDCSKIILAGGLKARNLKELHGYNFYGVDVSSGVEASKRKKDDQKMIDFVSKAHEI; encoded by the coding sequence TTGAGCAGAGTTAAAATATGTGGGATTACCAATTTAGAAGATGCACTCAATGCCATTAAAGCAGGCGCAGATGCTTTAGGGTTTGTTTTTTATGAAAAATCACCTCGTTATATCACCTCAAAACAAGCACGAGAGATTGTAGAAGCAATTCCTCCTTTCATACAAACAGTGGGACTGTTTGTCAATGAGAGTGAAACCATCATTAACCAAATCTCAGCTGAAGCCAAAATGCAACTGGCACAAATCATTGATGATAATAATCAATTAAATTATAAACAACTCAACATCAAACATGTTCGAGTTATTCGAGCCCAAAGTAAAGAGGATATTCTAAATATTCAAGATGAATATGTGCTTGTGGATGCCTTTGTTCCTTCCTTTGGAGGAGAAGGTAAACGTGTGGCTTTAGAGTGGTTTGATGATGTGGATTGTTCTAAAATCATTCTTGCAGGTGGTCTTAAAGCGCGAAATCTTAAAGAGCTTCATGGATATAACTTTTATGGTGTGGATGTCAGCAGTGGCGTAGAGGCTTCAAAACGTAAAAAAGATGATCAAAAGATGATTGACTTTGTAAGTAAAGCGCATGAAATCTAG
- a CDS encoding DUF423 domain-containing protein yields MNANTKKFLILGSLLMPLAIGFGAFGAHGLRSLVSPEMLKVFHTGVEYQFYHALGMFVVAFCAHFKPEENYINIAGILMLVGVVIFSFSLYFLVLFNVPMLGMITPIGGVTMIIAWIILLIGIIRD; encoded by the coding sequence ATGAATGCAAATACAAAAAAGTTTTTAATCTTGGGCTCACTTTTGATGCCTTTAGCGATTGGTTTTGGAGCTTTTGGAGCTCATGGATTAAGAAGTTTAGTCTCTCCTGAAATGCTTAAAGTGTTTCATACGGGTGTGGAGTATCAGTTTTATCATGCGTTAGGTATGTTTGTGGTTGCTTTTTGTGCCCATTTCAAACCTGAAGAGAATTATATTAACATTGCAGGTATTCTCATGCTTGTTGGTGTGGTGATTTTCTCCTTTTCACTCTATTTCTTAGTGCTTTTTAATGTGCCTATGTTAGGAATGATTACGCCCATTGGTGGTGTTACGATGATTATAGCTTGGATTATTTTACTTATTGGAATAATACGAGATTAA
- a CDS encoding phospholipase A gives MKKSILLLFLTISTLLSQDEQIKKAMQLEEAGQYKEAMLIYKQLALKNEDTKEELEATLQSMDEVEQEKVNLKNGLNHIKKAFKEVEDKTTNSAIEQALSSAFNIYPYKENYFLPISYDTKSREDRDRNEAKFQISIKKPISYNLFGLKETLNFGYTQTSWWQIYSDSSPFRETNYQPEIYMLAPYFNHEESTLKAYKIGFLHESNGQHGNDSRSWNRLYLEGYFQFENFFAVPRVWYRIPEKKSDDDNRDIEDYLGYGDLNLIYAYGEHTFKLLLRNNLKFNDDNKGFAQASWLFPFPGSKDTFGYIQLSSGYGDSLIDYDHEINRIGFGISLSR, from the coding sequence ATGAAAAAATCGATACTTTTACTCTTTTTAACCATATCCACTCTTTTGAGTCAAGATGAACAAATCAAAAAAGCGATGCAGCTTGAAGAAGCGGGGCAATATAAAGAGGCGATGTTGATTTATAAACAACTGGCTTTAAAAAATGAAGATACAAAAGAAGAGTTAGAGGCCACGCTTCAAAGTATGGATGAAGTGGAACAAGAGAAAGTCAATCTCAAAAATGGATTAAATCACATCAAAAAGGCTTTTAAAGAAGTGGAAGATAAAACCACCAACAGTGCTATTGAACAAGCTTTGTCTTCAGCTTTTAATATCTATCCGTATAAAGAGAACTACTTTTTACCCATCAGTTATGACACAAAATCACGTGAAGACAGAGACAGAAATGAAGCGAAATTTCAAATCAGTATTAAAAAACCCATCAGTTATAACCTTTTTGGTTTAAAAGAGACATTGAACTTTGGATACACACAAACCTCGTGGTGGCAAATCTATTCGGACTCATCCCCTTTTAGAGAGACCAATTATCAACCTGAAATCTATATGTTAGCACCCTATTTTAATCATGAAGAATCCACTTTAAAAGCATATAAAATAGGTTTTCTACATGAATCCAACGGTCAACATGGAAATGATTCGAGGTCATGGAACCGCCTCTATTTAGAAGGTTATTTTCAATTTGAAAACTTTTTTGCTGTTCCACGCGTTTGGTACCGAATTCCTGAGAAAAAAAGTGATGATGATAATCGTGATATTGAAGACTACTTAGGGTACGGTGATTTGAATTTAATTTATGCTTATGGAGAGCATACGTTTAAACTTTTACTGCGTAATAACTTAAAATTCAATGATGATAACAAAGGGTTTGCACAAGCCAGTTGGCTTTTCCCTTTTCCTGGAAGCAAAGATACTTTTGGTTATATTCAACTCTCAAGCGGTTATGGTGACAGCTTGATTGATTATGACCATGAGATTAACCGCATTGGGTTTGGTATTTCGCTCTCACGTTAA
- a CDS encoding 3'-5' exonuclease, protein MKSRKKRHPQVNALELLVNKLRKRDYALEEFLELLSKIETNFFENPQLELELLISNGLPIVVENDKVSLLTSKRFISEQTFCIVDIETNGSNAHKGQIIELGAVKIKNGKVIEQYDSLVYAKDIPAYVQDVTNITPDMLVGAPPLKEVLEEFKLFLEDDVFVAHDIKFDYKFISDSFEKYDLGKLQNRKLCTIDLAKRTIFAQRYGLDFLKELLDIDTHKQHRALNDAISTTHIFENSLKNLPKEVKTVEELIVFSKSDNILKS, encoded by the coding sequence ATGAAATCTAGAAAGAAGAGACATCCTCAAGTCAACGCGTTGGAGCTTTTGGTTAATAAGCTTCGAAAAAGAGACTATGCGCTTGAAGAGTTTTTAGAATTGCTTTCAAAAATTGAGACCAACTTTTTTGAAAATCCACAATTAGAACTGGAATTGCTCATATCCAACGGCTTACCAATTGTTGTAGAAAATGATAAAGTGAGTTTGCTCACCTCAAAACGTTTCATCAGTGAACAAACCTTTTGTATTGTTGACATTGAAACCAATGGAAGCAATGCACACAAAGGACAAATCATTGAACTGGGTGCAGTAAAAATCAAAAATGGTAAAGTCATAGAACAGTATGACTCTTTGGTTTATGCCAAAGATATTCCTGCATATGTTCAAGACGTCACCAATATTACACCAGATATGCTTGTGGGAGCCCCACCTCTTAAAGAGGTATTAGAAGAGTTTAAACTCTTTTTAGAAGACGATGTTTTTGTAGCCCATGATATTAAGTTTGATTATAAATTTATCTCTGACTCATTTGAGAAATATGATTTAGGAAAACTTCAAAACAGAAAGTTATGTACAATTGATTTGGCCAAACGAACCATTTTTGCACAACGTTATGGATTGGACTTTTTAAAAGAGTTACTCGATATTGATACACACAAACAACACCGTGCACTTAATGATGCAATCAGTACCACACATATATTTGAAAACTCATTGAAAAACTTGCCCAAAGAGGTAAAAACCGTTGAAGAGCTCATTGTATTTTCAAAATCTGACAATATCTTAAAATCATAA
- the upp gene encoding uracil phosphoribosyltransferase — translation MYQESSNAVIKHLVNILRDTNTKPHEFRSYIEQIAKLLVCEAFNTHETFSKTITTWQGPLNTTFIDEKKLVFIPILRAGEPMLNGVFEIFKHAQSGFLAMKRDETTAKSHLFYEKLPDLKGKIVVLLDPMVATGGSLSDGIDVVKQHEPKEIITLNIIGSSHGVQRVNDLHSDIHMYIAQIDEKLNENNYICPGLGDAGDRAFNTL, via the coding sequence ATGTATCAAGAAAGCTCAAATGCTGTGATTAAACATCTGGTCAATATTCTTCGCGACACCAATACCAAACCGCATGAATTTAGAAGTTATATCGAACAAATTGCAAAACTGTTGGTCTGTGAAGCGTTTAACACCCATGAAACTTTTTCAAAAACCATCACAACATGGCAAGGACCTCTCAATACTACCTTTATTGATGAAAAAAAATTGGTTTTTATTCCTATTTTAAGAGCAGGCGAACCGATGCTCAATGGAGTGTTCGAGATATTTAAACATGCCCAAAGTGGTTTTTTAGCCATGAAACGTGATGAAACAACTGCAAAAAGTCATCTTTTTTATGAGAAATTGCCTGACTTAAAAGGCAAAATAGTGGTACTTCTTGACCCCATGGTTGCTACAGGAGGAAGTTTAAGTGATGGCATTGATGTGGTCAAACAGCATGAACCCAAAGAGATTATTACGCTTAATATTATTGGCTCATCACATGGAGTGCAAAGAGTCAATGACCTACACAGTGATATTCACATGTACATTGCACAAATTGATGAAAAGCTCAATGAAAACAACTATATCTGTCCAGGATTGGGAGATGCAGGTGATCGAGCATTTAACACACTCTAA
- a CDS encoding NUDIX domain-containing protein: MNNIIKDFKKHPLTQTRFVHPVKLTYEQNGKQKAWEAVQSFDSVAVLLYHTQQDAFVLVKQFRPPVYLNDESKTFTYELCAGIIDKDKSLEEIVKEEIDEECGYNVALENIQKITSFYTNVGVSGAKQHLFFACIDESMKMHEGGGVHDEQIELLYLPFKEAKAFVYDEEKAKTPGLIFSFYWFFENIKSL, translated from the coding sequence ATGAATAACATCATCAAAGATTTTAAAAAGCACCCTTTAACGCAGACTCGATTTGTGCACCCTGTGAAGTTGACCTATGAACAAAACGGTAAGCAAAAAGCGTGGGAAGCAGTACAAAGCTTTGATAGTGTTGCTGTGTTGCTTTATCATACGCAACAAGATGCTTTTGTTTTGGTCAAGCAGTTTCGACCACCTGTATACTTAAATGATGAAAGTAAAACTTTTACTTATGAATTGTGTGCAGGTATTATTGATAAAGATAAATCACTTGAAGAGATTGTCAAAGAGGAGATTGATGAAGAGTGCGGCTATAATGTGGCTTTAGAGAACATTCAAAAAATCACTTCGTTTTATACCAATGTGGGTGTGAGTGGTGCGAAACAACATCTCTTTTTTGCTTGCATTGATGAGAGCATGAAAATGCATGAAGGAGGGGGAGTTCATGATGAACAAATTGAACTTTTGTATCTGCCTTTTAAAGAAGCAAAAGCATTTGTTTATGATGAAGAAAAAGCCAAAACACCGGGGCTAATTTTCTCATTTTATTGGTTTTTTGAAAACATCAAATCGCTTTAA
- a CDS encoding YajQ family cyclic di-GMP-binding protein, with translation MAKAKEHHFDISAKLDMQEMKNAVVQAQKEVDNRYDFKGVTKEINLNEAAKSVVLLSATDNKVEAIYDVLISKMNKRGISINSLEEVKKEDASGGNKKYSYKIIDSIEKDEAKTIQNEIKKLKLKVTAVNQGDEIRVTGKNIDDLQEVMKHLRSLELKAPLVFDNFR, from the coding sequence ATGGCAAAAGCAAAAGAACATCATTTTGATATTTCAGCAAAATTGGACATGCAAGAGATGAAAAATGCGGTTGTTCAAGCACAAAAAGAGGTGGACAATCGATATGACTTTAAAGGGGTTACTAAAGAGATTAACCTCAATGAAGCAGCAAAGTCAGTGGTATTATTAAGTGCAACGGACAATAAAGTAGAAGCAATCTATGATGTTTTGATTTCTAAAATGAATAAAAGAGGGATCTCTATTAATTCACTTGAAGAGGTAAAAAAAGAGGATGCCAGTGGCGGAAATAAAAAATACAGTTATAAAATTATAGACAGTATTGAAAAAGATGAAGCCAAAACGATTCAAAATGAGATTAAAAAACTTAAACTCAAAGTCACTGCTGTTAATCAAGGCGATGAGATACGAGTGACGGGTAAAAATATTGATGATTTACAAGAAGTGATGAAACACTTGCGAAGTTTAGAACTCAAAGCGCCTTTGGTTTTTGATAATTTTCGATAG